The DNA region ttccgagaatatttcatgtacaacctttttgaaatacaaaacagcagaaaacagggaactggcactatggcatcttgccaataggttagtgccggaaaatgtataaaagtgcaacgaagtgtaagcaaaacatatataaattggtgtaaaataagcatggagcataaaaaattatagatacatttgcaacataTCATTCCTCTGATCATGCTATCACTAATACAAAACCACTTAGGAGGGAAATGTCGCTTCTTCTATGCAAGAATGTCACTTCCTTTCATTTATGGTAATGTTCTCGCAAGAACCGTGAGAGTAACCCTGACACTTCGGGATGGTTTGAATATTCATATGATTAAATGAGTGGGAAGTGGTAGGTCAATCTCGATTGGGATGATAATTGGATACAAGGGAGACATGTGGTTCAACTTTTGGGTTAGATTGGCTCACTGTTGTTCAACATGATGTTGGACCTAGTGAATAAGACTTTCATCCCATGATACTAAACATCCCGCTATAATTTAACAGAGGTGAATATGCCATGGCATGTAACTTTGAGAACCCTGCAATCAACTTTATGAAATCAGCATACCGGGCCTTAGTGACTTAGAAAGCATGTTGCTCTAGATGAAGGGTTGGTCATGGGACCTTAACATCAGAGGAACAAATGTGGAGATTCTTTGAAAACTTACAAATTTTGCTAAAGTTGTGAGTGTTCTGTTGGCCTTACGCATGCCTTGATGAAGGGTCTTAGTGATTTTGAAAGCATGTTGTTCTAGATGAAGGGCCGATTATGGAACTTTGAGAAGCTAGCAATCTACTCCGAGGAATTATGTGGGATGTAGTCACCTTGAAATACCAAGGAAATTGGTAGGTGCAAGATTGGTCTTGCGTCTAGCGAGAACCTTATGCGTGCCTTACCACACACATTTTTTGGGGGAGAAGCTCTAAAGGTATTTGATGTCGAATTACCATGCTtactgatacttggttaaaggatACCCCATGTGATTGTATGCTCAATGGAAAGCAAAGAGGAAGAATCATCAACATTATGCAATCTATTTGGTCTTCACTTAATTGATGGATAATCCATGCAAATATCTGAAATTGATCAAAGAAGAGTTGCACATGCTAGATCTTGAGTGAAGCAGATAAAAGGTCACATCCTTTGTGTTGGCATCCTTTGGGTCTTGGGCAGGATGAAAATTACTATAGATGGAGCCATTGACTCGTGTATGGCATGAAGGGAGTTGGTGGCCGTGTTACACTCTCACAATTTCCCTTGATAGGTGCATGGAGTAAATTGTATAAACATGTCACTGTGATCCACTCATCGCTGAAGTTCAAGCCCTTAAAGATGGAGTGgttttttgcaaaacaaaaggttTTCTCATGTGGTGATGGAGACATACAACTTAGAGCTGGTCAACATCTGGTCTTCATACCATGATAATTGTTCAGTCGTGGCACCAACCCTACCCTAGATGAAATTGGGGAGTTCGTTTTTTTTTCTGGTCTGTTGGAGGCGTGGGGAGCAGGAAGTGCCCGTCAACAGGAGGAGTTGGCAGAAATACCGACATAAAATGCTATAACGGTGCAACGTTCTTTCTCGAGAAGGAAATTCAATTACTTAAGAAAAAACCCAATGATTTCAATCCTTTTGGAGGGGATATAAACTTGACACCCAACAACCAATTTAAATATGTAAAAAAAAAGGGTGTGGCTACAGAGTGCCCAGTTACCGGTTAGTCTTACACGGTgctcccttgtctgaaaccaaagTTTACCTAAAATAGAAAGTTGTCCCACGAGCTGAAAGTGACACCTAACAAAAATAGAAATCGGGACCACATTTCCGCACATGCAGCCATCCACCTTTTTTACGGAGAGCATAAGAAAAACGGGCCCACCGCCTTCTTCTTCGTCCAATTTATGGCATGTAAGAAAATGAAGTGTGACTAGAGAAAATTACATCCTGGAAAAAAATCGTACAGTTCATTGCATGCATGAAATTGGAGTTTGACTACAAAATGTTACATCCTAAAAAAATACGGTGCTTGTGATTCCAATCAAGGATGTAGAAAATAGCAGTGGTGGATGTAGAAAAAAGTACTCCATAATTACATCCAGATCTAGGAGAAACCACTACTGTTACATCTAAAAACATAGGAGACCAATCAAGAGCTGGAAAAAATACGGTGTATGTAATTCCAATTAAGGATGTAAAAAAATAGCTGCGGTGGATGTAGAAAAAAGAATATAATTACATCCAATTCTTGGAACAACCCACTATTGTTACATAAAAAACATAGAAAGGCCATACTAATCAAAGATCTGGAATTCTGGATGTAGAAAACAGGGAACATCATGCACAGGACCGACCAGCGCCCGAACGGACGTGATCGACAGCAACCACAAGCGCCGGCCGCCGGGGTCGCCGGATCTCGGTCGAAgacggcgaacggcggcggcgccgtaCCGCGGCTAGGGAAAATAGATTCTAGGCTAGGTGAGGGCCGGGGCTGCGCGCGTGGTTGCAGTCCACGCTCGGCCAAACAGCCATGGCGGGGCTCGGGGTGACGTTGCCGGCGCCGTCCGCGACGCCGCCGATCTCGGCGAAGGACCCATACCTAGCCTCTGATCCGGCTGTCACGGTCCGGATTCGCCGGGCGGAAGCAGGCAGGGACCACCGCCTCCATCGCGCGCGCCCGGCAAAATTCTTGCGCGCCGAGGACAGTTATGTCGCCGGCGGAGGTAGGGCTCGTCGGGGCCGGCCGAGCGCAGTAAGAtctgcaccgccgccgcctcctgttCCTCCTCTTCCGGCCTTAAATCTCACGATGGTGGCGGTCGAGCTCGATTTCATGGATTGGAGATGGGGATAAGGCTTTTTTTTATGAGATGTGATGGGGATAAGATAGACGATGAGAGCAGGAAGCCAGGACCACGCATATTGTTTTAACGAGAAGCGGCCGCATGTGCGCGTGGTCCCACGGGGAAGCATCTCGTATTCTCATCCGCATGCTCCACCAACCATTAGATGAAGATCCAACGAACGTGAGATGTGAGCACTCCGTAAGACAAGGGAGTGCCCAGGCAGAAATTAGATTATGCGAAAAAAAAATTTGGAGGCCTTGCATTGGAGTGGATGTTCTATCCAACCGACGGTACCATCGGCCCAGCCCAGAACGGATCTCGCACGGAAACTCACAAGCTTCAGCCAATCCGGCTTACTTACAAAATTCCATCTACGAATGAGCAGCCAGCACGTGGTATCATGACCCAAAGGaaaaaaatcttgttttcgaacgGAAACAATGGAAACAAATCCCTCGTTCTTATCCCCTCCAAAACAACGGGCCCACACAGAGAAATAAAAAAAGTTAGAAAAAGCGAAGCGAGAAGAACGAAAACCAGCCACCGAAAAAGTCACCTCCCCTCGTTTTAAAACCGCAGCCGCTCCTCCTCTCCACTTCCTTCTGCACCCACCCCCACTCCACCAACAAACCGCAAGAGCCACACGCCCGACCTCACACACACCACACCAGATCGtcgacggcgatggcggcggcagcgggaacCAGGGAGGAGATGGTGTACATGGCCAAGCTGGCGGAGCAGGCGGAGCGGTACGAGGAGATGGTGGAGTTCATGGAGAAGGTCGTGGCCGCCGCCGGGACCGGCGAGCTCACCGTCGAGGAGAGGAACCTGCTCTCCGTCGCCTACAAGAACGTCATCGGCGCCCGCCGCGCCTCCTGGCGCATCGTCTCCTCCATCGAACAGAAGGAGGAAGGCCGCGGCGCCGCGGGCCACGCCTCCGCGGCGCGCAGCTACCGCGCGCGCGTCGAGGCCGAGCTCTCCAACATCTGCGCCGGgatcctccgcctcctcgacgaGCGCCTCGTCCCCGCTGCCGTCGCCGTCGACGCCAAGGTCTTCTACCTCAAGATGAAGGGCGACTACCACCGCTACCTCGCCGAGTTCAAGTCCGCCGCCGAGCGCAAGGAAGCCGCCGACTCCACCCTCGGCGCCTACCAGGCCGCTCAGGTCTTTTTTTTCTTCCCATCGCTgcctcctcttctttttcctGTCCTCCTCCGACGACCGGCTTGACTGAAAACAAAGTTGGATCTTGGGCTGGTTCTTTTCTTTCTCCAGGACATAGCTATGAAGGAGCTGCCGCCGACCCATCCCATCAGGCTGGGCCTCGCGCTCAACTTCTCCGTCTTCTACTACGAGATCCTCAACTCGCCCGACCGCGCTTGCTCGCTCGCCAAGCAGGTGATTTTCCCATTCTTTCTTACTTACTACCTTCCCAGTTTACTAGCTCATCAACTTTGGGCAGATCTATTACCTGGCATAGATCAGAGTTGCACAAGGCGCTAGGATATGATTTTGTTCCTTTCTCCAATGCTCCCGTCCTATATTGCCTAGTTGTTTCTTGTTTCATCCGCATATATTGCTGCGCCGCTTAGGTAGTGGACATATTCCAGTTGTTTTTATTCGCATATACAATTATTAGTTTTACGCTGTTTAGGGAGCGTAGACATATTCTTCAGTTACAGTTACATCTGGCAATATTCACCCGCTTTGGATGTTTGGTCACTGCCTCAGTGTGCTAGTTGTAGTTGTGACCCATGCCATGCCGGCTCAAATTGCCCCATTCTTCCAAGATGTCACTTTATCTTTCAGAGTGTAGACCCACATCCCTGCTTGCTGTCATGACATGGACCGCTTGGTTAAGATAAATGATAGTAGTGGAGCACCATGATGCTCATCTCGCTGGATTGGCCACTTTGTTTAGCCCCGGAGCACAATTGATCTGTAGATTTATTTTATGCATCTGAAGTTTTCTCTCGAGTCAACTCATCTTTCTAAGTTGTGATGAATGTGATGATGCCTGCATTTATCTTCCATCTCATTTGTCATCGAATTGACCTTCAGGTTTAGTTGATCTAGATACTACAATTCTGGAAAACTCTTCTGCATATACAGCCCATGCTGTCTTTTGGTGTGTGATTATACTCTCCTGTGTTTACAGGCCTTCGATGAAGCCATTGCCGAGCTGGATTCCCTTGGGGAAGATTCCTACAAGGATAGCACCCTGATCATGCAACTTCTccgtgacaacctcactttgtggaCCTCTGATATGCAGGTACGGTGTTCTGACCAGCATAAGGAAAAATATACAAATAAGACATTATTTTTTCAATAAATTAAACCCAACAATGTATGTGAACAGGATGATGCCGGGGATGAAATGAGGGATGCAAGCAAGCCTGAGGATGAGAACTAGCGAAAGATCCTAGTGACTGCCCTCTTCATCTCTTAACCCGTGGGTAGTATGATGCTTGTACAAGGACCAT from Lolium rigidum isolate FL_2022 unplaced genomic scaffold, APGP_CSIRO_Lrig_0.1 contig_68552_1, whole genome shotgun sequence includes:
- the LOC124682131 gene encoding 14-3-3-like protein GF14-A → MAAAAGTREEMVYMAKLAEQAERYEEMVEFMEKVVAAAGTGELTVEERNLLSVAYKNVIGARRASWRIVSSIEQKEEGRGAAGHASAARSYRARVEAELSNICAGILRLLDERLVPAAVAVDAKVFYLKMKGDYHRYLAEFKSAAERKEAADSTLGAYQAAQDIAMKELPPTHPIRLGLALNFSVFYYEILNSPDRACSLAKQAFDEAIAELDSLGEDSYKDSTLIMQLLRDNLTLWTSDMQDDAGDEMRDASKPEDEN